One Miscanthus floridulus cultivar M001 chromosome 11, ASM1932011v1, whole genome shotgun sequence DNA window includes the following coding sequences:
- the LOC136491458 gene encoding MADS-box transcription factor 31-like, with product MGRGKVELKKIENPTNRQVTFFKRRMGLFKKANELAILCDAQIGVIIFSGSGRMYEYSSPPWRIANIFDRYLKAPSTRFEEMDIQQKIVQEMTRMKDERNRLRMIMAQYMGEDLASFSVQDLSNLEQQIEFSLYKVRLRKQELLDQQLLEIRQREMHMPGEQSGYLCLMNPAIARGQQQQAQAGEMLGNPRPFPWWDVGASGSGSQSQQLLPGRDAAESSMTALQLSPQLHEYRLQPRQPNLQDANVHGWL from the exons ATGGGTCGTGGAAAAGTAGAGCTGAAGAAGATTGAGAATCCAACAAACCGCCAAGTTACCTTCTTCAAGAGGCGGATGGGGTTGTTCAAGAAGGCAAACGAGCTAGCCATTCTTTGTGATGCGCAAATCGGAGTCATAATATTCTCTGGAAGTGGCAGGATGTATGAGTACTCCAGCCCTCCATGGAG AATAGCAAACATCTTTGACAGATACCTGAAAGCCCCTAGCACCCGTTTTGAGGAGATGGACATCCAGCAG AAAATCGTCCAAGAGATGACTAGGATGAAGGATGAGAGGAACAGGCTGAGGATGATCATGGCACAGTACATGGGGGAGGACCTGGCCTCATTCTCCGTGCAAGATCTGAGCAACCTTGAACAGCAGATCGAGTTCTCGCTCTACAAAGTTCGCCTCAGGAAG CAAGAGCTACTTGACCAGCAGCTGCTCGAGATCCGCCAAAGG GAGATGCACATGCCAGGAGAGCAGAGCGGCTACCTATGCCTCATG AACCCGGCTATTGCTagggggcagcagcagcaggctcagGCCGGCGAGATGCTGGGAAACCCGAGGCCGTTCCCGTGGTGGGACGTGGGAGCCAGTGGCAGTGGCAGCCAGAGTCAGCAGCTGCTGCCCGGCCGGGACGCGGCGGAGTCGTCGATGACGGCGCTGCAGCTGTCGCCGCAGCTGCACGAGTACAGGCTCCAGCCGCGGCAGCCCAACCTCCAGGACGCCAACGTCCATGGCTGGCTCTG A